Proteins encoded in a region of the Triticum dicoccoides isolate Atlit2015 ecotype Zavitan chromosome 3A, WEW_v2.0, whole genome shotgun sequence genome:
- the LOC119270524 gene encoding probable NADPH:quinone oxidoreductase 1 has product MEVAAAKPILRVAAVCGSLRRASYNRGLLRAAAEVCEESIPGMRVEHVDISALPLLNTDLETPDGGFPPAVEAFRERIASADCFLFGSPEYNYSIATPLKNALDWASRGKNCWADKPAAIVSAGGGFGGGRSQYHLRQVGVFLDLHFINKPELFVQAFQQPPKFDSDGNLIDAEIRERIKQVLLSLQAFTLRVQKKD; this is encoded by the exons ATGGAGGTCGCCGCGGCGAAGCCCATCCTCCGCGTGGCCGCCGTCTGCGGCTCCCTCCGCAGGGCCTCCTACAACCGCGGCCTCCTCCGCGCCG cggcggaggtgtgcgaggaGTCCATCCCGGGGATGCGCGTGGAGCACGTAGACATCTCAGCGCTGCCGCTGCTCAACACCGACCTCGAGACGCCCGACGGGGGCTTCCCGCCCGCCGTCGAGGCCTTCCGCGAACGCATCGCCAGCGCCGACTGCTTCCTCTTCGGCTCGCCAGAGTACAACTACTCCATCGCGA CCCCTCTGAAGAATGCACTTGACTGGGCTTCTAGGGGAAAGAATTGCTGGGCAGACAAACCTGCTGCGATTGTCAGCGCAGGAGGTGGCTTTGGAGGAGGTAGATCGCAGTACCATCTCCGGCAGGTCGGGGTGTTCTTAGATCTTCATTTCATCAACAAGCCAGAGCTGTTCGTCCAAGCATTTCAGCAGCCGCCCAAGTTTGACAGTGATGGTAACCTGATTGACGCCGAAATCAGAGAGCGTATCAAGCAGGTGCTCTTGTCCCTCCAGGCCTTCACACTCAGGGTCCAGAAGAAGGATTGA